A segment of the Methylomonas paludis genome:
GACAGCCAGTTGCACCAGCATGCGCGCCGATTGGGCAATCAGCAATAGTTTGGGCGGATTTGCAATAAACAAGTTTTGATGGCGATTAGTGGCTGAAACGACTCTATAACAGGCCGCAGCTGATTTTGGGCTATTATAGGGCCAAGCACACTACGTGATGCTGCTGACTGTCGACTGACCTTACCTGGTTTTACCCTGCGTAGCTGACTCTCTGTGGCGATTTTAACCCGGCAACCTGCTCAATTCATGGCTAAAAAATCGAAAATTGCCTTTGTCTGCAGCGAATGCGGCGCAGACTATCCCGGCTGGTCCGGGCAATGCAATCAATGCGGAGCCTGGAACAGTATTAAGGAACTGCGCCTGGCTAGCGCCAAATCAGGTCGCGACACCAGCGGTTATGCCGGTCTGCGTAGTGAAGTGCATGTATTGGCGGATGTCAATCTAACCCGGACGGAGCGCATTTCCACGGGTTTGAGTGAATTTGACCGGGTATTGGGCGGCGGTATTGTCAAAGGCAGTGTTGTATTGATCGGCGGTGCACCCGGCGCCGGCAAAAGTACTATTTTACTGCAAGCCATTGCCCATATCGCCCAACATCAGGCGGTACTGTATGTGTCCGGCGAAGAATCGCTGCAACAAATTGCCGAACGCGCCCAAAGGCTGGGTTTGCCAACCGCCGGCATCAAAATGCTGGCGGAAACTTCAGTCCAGCACATCTGCAGCATTCTGGATGAAGAACAGCCTCAGGTGGTGATTATTGACTCGATACAGGTGATGTACACTGCCGACAGTGAATCGGCACCCGGCTCGGTGTCACAGGTGCGGGAATCTGCCAGTTATCTGACCCAGTATGCCAAACGCAGCGGCGTGTCGTTTTTTTTGGTGGGCCATGTCACTAAAGATCAGTCTTTGGCCGGGCCTATGACCCTGAGCCATATCGTTGATGCCCAAGTGGTGTTGTCATCAACCGATGATGCCCGTTTCCGGGTGCTGCGCGCCGACAAGAACCGCTTCGGCAGCGTGGGTGAGCTGGGCTTTTTTGCTATGGAAAGTACCGGTTTGAAAGAGGTGAAAAATCCTTCCGCCATGTTTTTATCCCGCGCGGAAAAGCCTGCGCCCGGCAGTGTCGTCACGGTGCTGTGGGAAGGCACCCGGCCCTTGCTGGTGGAAATTCAGGCATTGGTCACCGAAAGTCAGTATGGTAATCCGCGGCGTCTGGCGGTAGGCCTGGATCAAAACCGGCTGGCCATGCTGTTGGCCGTGCTGTCGCGGCATGGCGGCATTTTTACCGGCACCGATGAAATTTATACCAATGTGGTTGGCGGCATTAAAGTCAGTGAAACCAGTAGCGATCTGGCCATTGTTATCGGGGTGGTATCCAGCCTGCGTGACCGCATTGTTCCTTACGACACGGTGTTTTTTGGTGAGCTGGGCTTGAACGGTGAAATTCGCCCGGTTGCCAATGGCCACGCCCGCTTGAACGAAGCAGCCAAACATGGCTTTAAACGCGCGGTTATTCCTAAAAGTAATAAACCAAAAGATGTCATTAAGGATTTACGGGTATATCCGGTCACAAATATTCAGGAAGCCCTGGCAGTGCTGGAAGAGTTGTAAGGCCGCAATTTCGCTTATACCGGTGCTTGAATGGCTGGACAATGCTGAAAACAGCTATAACAAGCTAAATCAGCCCACCTGATAACAAAATCCGCTCATCATTTGCCTAAAACAGGTTAGGATGTAGGCGATTGTCATTTTTAAAGCCTGAATTATGCTCGAATTAATATGGATTAGCGCTGCCTTGCTGGCCGGCTTACTGGCTAGCCGTCTGTTTTTCCCGCCGCTGGTTGGCTATCTGGCTGCCGGCTATGCCTTACATTATTTTAAGATTCAGGCCTTACCCAATCTGGCGCATCTGGCTGACATAGGCATACAGTTACTCCTGTTCACGGTGGGTTTAAAATTAAAAGCCCGTTCCCTGCTGCGCAAAGAGGTATTAAGCGTAGGCGGTTTACATTTGTTATTGATGGCATCGGTATCCGCTTTAGTGTTTTTTTGGTTGGATCAACGGGTTACCGGCGGCTTGATTTTGGGCGTCAGTCTGTCATTTTCCAGCACGGTGCTGGCAATCAAGGTATTGGAAGACAGCGGCGAACTTTCTGCTTTACATGGTCGGGATGTGCTGAGTATTCTAATACTACAGGACATTGTGGCTATTGGGCTGCTGGCCTATGCCGAAGGTGAACAGCCCCAACCCTGGGCAGCGGCCTTGTTTCTACTGCCTTTACTACGGCCTATCACCCATCGTTTGCTAACGGCCTGTCACTCTGCAGAACTAAAACTGTTGTTGGGGGTGACGCTGGCTTTGGCAGGCGGCGTGCTTGCAGAACATGTCGGCGTTGCTGCGGATATCGGTGCACTGTTAACCGGTTTGACCCTGGCCGGCCATCCCAGCACCACTGCATTGGCAAATAAGCTATGGGGAATCAAGGAATTATTTCTGGTGGCGTTTTTCCTGCAAATCGGCTTGACGGATTTACCAGGTCGCGAACAATTTGTAATAGCGCTACAGTTGCTTGCCATGCTACCCTTACAAGGATTAATGTTTTTTGGGCTGTTTTTATTTGCCGGTTTACGCGCGCGCAATGCTTTTGTCTCGGCATTGGTATTGATGACTTATTCAGAATTTGCTTTGATTACCACTGGCGCCGTGGTTAAAGCAGGCCTGCTACCGGATGAATGGCAGGCTATTATCAGCTTGGCGGTAGCCGGTTCTCTAGCGATTGCCGCTCCGCTGAACCGTTTTTCGCAACCGTTGTTTGCGGCTTGCGAAACATTTTTGATTAAATTTGAAAAACCATCCGGTCACCCCGACCGCCTGCCTGATTGCTTGGGTGTGGCTGAATGGCTGGTGATCGGCATGGGCGATACCGGTATTTCTGCCTATCAAACCCTGGCCAACCAGGAGCAGCGCGTGGTGGGCCTGGATGCCGACCCCACGGTGCTGGAACGCTTATTAGCTGATGGTCGCCGGGTAGTTTATGGTGATGCGGAAGACAGCAGCCTGTTGAGCCGATTGCCCTTAGAACGGATTAAAGGCATTGTGCTGGCCGTGCCCAGCCTGGAAGTCAGGACCTCAGCAATCAGCTTATTGCGAAAACGCGGCTTTTTAGGTTTAATCGGTACTGTGGGCGGTAATGCGGAAGAAGCACTAAGTTTGCAACAGCAGGGCGCGGATTTTGTGATACAACCATTGCTGGAAGCCGGCAAACAATTGGCAAAACAAATTACCGGAAATCGCACTCCTCAGCACTAAACCTGTCTGCGCGTTGCTGATCACAGAACCCAGTAAAAGGCATTGAATTTAAACGCCGCGATTTGGTCGATATTATAATGTTGCACTTGGCCCCAGGTTTTTGTACCAGGGCTTTTATAAAGAATTAGCCGGCAGCCGTTTTTCTAGAATTGCCGGGCCGGCAACACTTGCTGATTTTGTTTCATTAGGTTATAAACCAACCATAAACATCCAGCCGTGCGGTGATGATTAACATAGAACTTGTATCAATGAAACGAGAATTGCTATGCCATTGAATATTCCCATCAGCGAGGTATTAAAACTTTGTGGCGAACCAGCAATCGTTGTTTCTCCACAATTGCAGCTTGTCGCTTGCAACAATGCCGCACACAATATTATTGGCATCCCTCTCCAAACCAGTGCAGACCAGGAGCTGATGCTTGATTCCGTGCTAAGTAATAGCGAATCGGCTCGTAGCGCTCAGCCCTCCCCTCAAACTCAATTTTTTAAAGACAAAAAACCCTATAACTATATTCGCCATCAA
Coding sequences within it:
- the radA gene encoding DNA repair protein RadA; protein product: MAKKSKIAFVCSECGADYPGWSGQCNQCGAWNSIKELRLASAKSGRDTSGYAGLRSEVHVLADVNLTRTERISTGLSEFDRVLGGGIVKGSVVLIGGAPGAGKSTILLQAIAHIAQHQAVLYVSGEESLQQIAERAQRLGLPTAGIKMLAETSVQHICSILDEEQPQVVIIDSIQVMYTADSESAPGSVSQVRESASYLTQYAKRSGVSFFLVGHVTKDQSLAGPMTLSHIVDAQVVLSSTDDARFRVLRADKNRFGSVGELGFFAMESTGLKEVKNPSAMFLSRAEKPAPGSVVTVLWEGTRPLLVEIQALVTESQYGNPRRLAVGLDQNRLAMLLAVLSRHGGIFTGTDEIYTNVVGGIKVSETSSDLAIVIGVVSSLRDRIVPYDTVFFGELGLNGEIRPVANGHARLNEAAKHGFKRAVIPKSNKPKDVIKDLRVYPVTNIQEALAVLEEL
- a CDS encoding cation:proton antiporter family protein, translating into MLELIWISAALLAGLLASRLFFPPLVGYLAAGYALHYFKIQALPNLAHLADIGIQLLLFTVGLKLKARSLLRKEVLSVGGLHLLLMASVSALVFFWLDQRVTGGLILGVSLSFSSTVLAIKVLEDSGELSALHGRDVLSILILQDIVAIGLLAYAEGEQPQPWAAALFLLPLLRPITHRLLTACHSAELKLLLGVTLALAGGVLAEHVGVAADIGALLTGLTLAGHPSTTALANKLWGIKELFLVAFFLQIGLTDLPGREQFVIALQLLAMLPLQGLMFFGLFLFAGLRARNAFVSALVLMTYSEFALITTGAVVKAGLLPDEWQAIISLAVAGSLAIAAPLNRFSQPLFAACETFLIKFEKPSGHPDRLPDCLGVAEWLVIGMGDTGISAYQTLANQEQRVVGLDADPTVLERLLADGRRVVYGDAEDSSLLSRLPLERIKGIVLAVPSLEVRTSAISLLRKRGFLGLIGTVGGNAEEALSLQQQGADFVIQPLLEAGKQLAKQITGNRTPQH